One window of the Ananas comosus cultivar F153 linkage group 21, ASM154086v1, whole genome shotgun sequence genome contains the following:
- the LOC109726651 gene encoding NAD(P)H-quinone oxidoreductase subunit T, chloroplastic, translating to MALTASRPFSPPLLCGGSAYRRRSCRCDFRAVAASDTSTGEEPATRERRKPRVDTRIHWSNPDEGWIGGKKSKTEADVQDKKDEYVGGKFADLISRSTESHYQFLGVLPKADTEEIKAAYRRLSKEYHPDTTTLPLKTASEKFIRLREAYNVLSNDGSRRFYDWTLAQEAESRRMQQMRAKLEDPYMQDLRNWESVPDTVDRLGGKNMKLSDQAMTALTIDVAIILFSICCIIYVVVFEEPY from the exons ATGGCGTTGACCGCCTCCCGGCCGTTCTCCCCGCCGCTTCTGTGTGGCGGGTCGGCGTACCGACGACGGAGCTGCCGTTGTGACTTTCGCGCCGTGGCGGCTTCCGATACGTCCACCGGAGAGGAACCCGCGACGCGCGAGAGGCGGAAGCCACGCGTCGACACGCGGATCCACTGGTCGAACCCCGACGAGGGGTGGATCGGCGGCAAGAAGTCGAAAACTGAGGCTGATGTGCAAGACAAGAAAGACGAGTATGTTGGCGGGAAATTTGCTGATTTGATCAGCAGATCAACTGAATCACACTACCA ATTTCTGGGAGTACTGCCGAAGGCAGATACGGAGGAAATCAAAGCTGCGTACCGAAGGCTGTCCAAGGAGTACCACCCGGACACGACGACGCTCCCCCTGAAGACAGCCTCCGAGAAGTTCATCCGGCTGCGGGAGGCGTACAACGTGCTGAGCAACGACGGCAGCCGGCGATTCTACGACTGGACCCTGGCCCAGGAGGCCGAGAGCCGGCGGATGCAGCAGATGAGGGCGAAGCTCGAGGACCCATACATGCAGGACCTGCGCAACTGGGAGTCGGTCCCCGACACCGTCGACCGGCTCGGGGGGAAGAACATGAAGCTCAGCGACCAGGCGATGACGGCGCTCACGATCGATGTCGCGATCATACTGTTCTCCATCTGCTGCATTATTTATGTGGTAGTGTTCGAAGAACCTTATTAA
- the LOC109726542 gene encoding uncharacterized protein LOC109726542, whose translation MYRKSYFFYYNSVMKRGTLKAVLVAAAVVVVVAAVQASAGLSPEACKAERTAGINACKPVMYGQPPSLQCCQCLRGAHEECVCPLITPKLAALIDVGRAVRIVESCGRQVPRNYKCGSITTP comes from the exons ATGTATAGAAAGAGTTACTTCTTTTACTACAATTCAGTGATGAAGAGAGGCACTTTAAAAGCCGTGCTGGTGGCAGCagcagtggtggtggtggtggcagCAGTGCAGGCCTCGGCGGGGCTGAGCCCGGAGGCCTGCAAGGCGGAACGCACGGCCGGCATCAACGCCTGCAAGCCGGTGATGTACGGCCAGCCGCCGAGCCTGCAGTGCTGCCAGTGCCTGCGGGGGGCGCACGAGGAGTGCGTCTGCCCGCTGATCACGCCGAAGCTGGCCGCCCTCATCGATGTCGGCCGGGCCGTCAGGATCGTCGAGAGCTGCGGCCGGCAGGTGCCCCGCAACTACAAGTGTGGCA GTATCACCACTCCCTGA
- the LOC109726833 gene encoding methylthioribose-1-phosphate isomerase — protein MVETNGVSDSLQSICYERGSLRLLDQRKLPLETLYLDVSNATDGWNAIRDMVVRGAPAIAIAAALSLAVEVFNLDFDGTPGDAASLLVRKLDYLVSSRPTAVNLSEAATKLQNLALKTAESATEAKAVFQAFIDAAEVMLIDDVAANKAIGHHGAKFLQGQSGDSRLLSVLTHCNTGSLATAGYGTALGVIRALHAEGVLERAYCTETRPFNQGSRLTAFELVHEKIPATLIADSAVAALMKSRHIDAVIVGADRVAANGDTANKIGTYNVALCAKHHGVQFYVAAPVTSIDLCLSSGQQIVIEERSPKELLNSEGGLGKQVAAPGIAVWNPAFDITPANLITAIITEKGVITKSAEDAFDISGFLQNAH, from the exons atggtGGAGACTAATGGCGTTTCCGATTCCCTGCAATCGATCTGCTACGAGCGCGGGTCCCTTCGCCTCCTCGATCAG AGGAAGCTTCCGCTGGAGACTCTGTATTTGGATGTGTCGAATGCCACGGATGGATG GAACGCAATACGGGATATGGTGGTTCGTGGCGCACCTGCAATTGCTATAGCAGCAGCCCTTTCACTTGCTGTAGAAGTCTTCAATCTCGACTTCGATGGTACACCCGGTGACGCTGCTTCTCTCCTTGTGAGGAAGCTGGATTATCTTGTTTCTAG CCGACCAACTGCTGTGAATCTTTCAGAGGCCGCGACAAAGCTTCAAAATTTAGCACTGAAGACGGCTGAGAGTGCTACCGAGGCCAAAGCAGTTTTCCAG GCTTTCATTGATGCTGCTGAAGTCATGCTTATTGATGATGTTGCTGCAAACAAAGCAATTGGCCACCATGGAGCCAAATTTCTTCAAGGCCAGTCAGGAGACTCCAGACTGCTCTCTGTTTTGACACATTGCAACACCGGAAG TCTTGCTACTGCTGGATATGGAACCGCCCTTGGGGTTATTCGTGCTCTACATGCTGAAGGGGTTCTAGAAAGGGCCTACTGCACAGAAACGCGCCCGTTTAACCAG GGTTCAAGACTTACAGCTTTCGAATTGGTTCATGAGAAAATACCTGCCACTTTAATAGCTGATTCAGCTGTCGCCGCACTGATGAAATCGAGGCATATCGATGCAGTTATTGTCGGGGCAGACCGAGTAGCCGCTAACG GTGACACTGCTAACAAAATTGGAACCTACAATGTCGCTCTTTGTGCGAAGCACCATGGAGTACAGTTTTATGTCGCAGCGCCTGTAACTTCTATTGATCTTTGTCTATCATCTGGCCAACAAATAGTTATAGAAGAGAGATCACCAAAGGAGTTGTTAAATTCTGAAGGGGGTTTAGGAAAGCAAGTAGCTGCACCAGGAATCGCCGTCTGGAACCCTGCCTTCGATATTACTCCAGCAAACTTAATAACAGCTATCATAACAGaaaag GGTGTCATTACAAAGTCTGCTGAGGATGCTTTCGACATCAGCGGTTTCTTGCAAAATGCACATTAA
- the LOC109726636 gene encoding multiple organellar RNA editing factor 1, mitochondrial-like translates to MALALRLRRSFSLLKPRLLSPISTSSPQSRLPAPFPALSRLENLTPRSQSFTRALSFHSSAHLSDRRSDYGGGGGGGEQERKISPDEILFEGCDYNHWLITMEFPQDPKPTPEEMVETYVQTLAKVVGSVEEAKKRMYACSTTTYIGFQAVMTEEMSEKFRGLPGVVFILPDSYLYPETKEYGGDKYDNGVITPRPPPVQYGRQTRPRNQNRFDRPNYNNRPPPNNYGENYNVQQNYGQPGQDGRVFGPPGERGDFGQGERRGPMPNYQGTSNQGAQNNFPPQEQRNFSQGQGRDFRPGGSYGQGDYRQGPPHGYNADYRQGPAPGPNFNNQGGGMSSNYGRGNVQDGGPGYGGDNRQGGGFTYGGQNDAGPVDGQPGSWQGGR, encoded by the exons ATGGCGCTCGCCCTCCGCCTACGCCGATCCTTCTCCCTCCTCAAACCCCGCCTCCTCAGTCCGATCTCCACGTCTTCTCCTCAATCCCGGCTCCCTGCTCCCTTCCCCGCTCTCTCTCGTCTCGAAAACCTTACCCCTCGATCCCAATCCTTCACCCGAGCCCTCTCCTTCCACTCCTCGGCGCATCTCTCCGATCGCCGATCCGActatggcggcggcggcggaggaggagagcaaGAGAGGAAGATCTCCCCCGACGAGATCCTCTTCGAGGGTTGTGACTACAACCACTGGCTCATCACCATGGAGTTCCCTCAGGATCCCAAGCCCACTCCCGAGGAGATGGTCGAGACCTACGTCCAAACCCTAGCCAAAGTTGTGGGCAG TGTGGAGGAAGCTAAGAAGAGAATGTATGCATGTAGCACTACCACCTACATAGGTTTTCAAGCTGTGATGACAGAAGAAATGTCCGAGAAATTCCGGG GCTTGCCTGGTGTTGTCTTCATTTTGCCTGATTCGTACCTATATCCTGAAACAAAGGAGTATGGAG gagACAAGTATGACAATGGCGTTATCACTCCCAGACCTCCCCCTGTTCAATATGGGAGACAAACAAGACCGAGGAATCAAAACAGGTTTGATCGCCCAAACTACAACAACAGGCCACCCCCAAATAATTATGGTGAGAACTACAATGTGCAGCAGAACTATGGCCAGCCTGGCCAAGATGGAAGGGTATTCGGCCCACCTGGCGAGAGGGGCGACTTTGGGCAAGGGGAAAGGAGAGGTCCGATGCCTAATTATCAGGGGACTTCTAACCAAGGAGCTCAAAATAACTTTCCTCCCCAAGAACAGAGAAACTTCTCGCAAGGTCAGGGAAGAGATTTTAGACCAGGTGGATCTTACGGTCAGGGAGATTATAGGCAAGGCCCGCCCCATGGCTACAATGCTGATTATAGACAAGGTCCGGCCCCCGGACCTAATTTCAATAACCAAGGGGGAGGCATGAGTTCCAATTATGGCAGAGGTAATGTACAAGACGGAGGACCCGGATATGGAGGGGATAATCGGCAGGGCGGAGGATTTACTTATGGTGGGCAGAACGATGCAGGTCCTGTGGATGGACAGCCGGGGTCATGGCAG GGGGGGCGATAA
- the LOC109726650 gene encoding pyruvate kinase 2, cytosolic-like, whose amino-acid sequence MQGGHMLIEEPVRLASVLCPSNTKFFPSLTKIVGTLGPKSRSVETIEQCLTAGMAVARFDFSGLNAEYHQETLNNLRTAVANAKKLCAVMLDTVGPEIQVQNTTGNSIELKAGNHVTITPDLSKIPSAEILPINFAHLAKAVKEGDTIFVGQYLFTGSETTSVWLEVLGTVDQDVSCLIKNSATLAGSIFTIHVSQVHIDLPTLSSYDKQVISTWGSSNNVDIISLSYTRHAEDVRELKEFLKSQNLQDTQIYAKIENAEGLEHFDEILEQADGIILSRGNLGIDLPPENVFLSQKSAIQKCNLAGKPAIVTRVVDSMTDNLRPTRAEATDVANAVLDGTDGILLGAETLRGLYPVDAVKTVGRICAEAETVYNQSLQFKRIIKHVGEPMSHAESVSSSAVRAAIKVKAAVIIAFTSSGKAAKLVAKYRPPMPVLAVFFPRQESGALKWDSSGTIQARQCLAVRGIYPVLANHSEADSANSKEEFGLKLALNYGKSIGMIKPYDRAVIFEKIGDSSVVKIIEFEDS is encoded by the exons AAATTCTTTCCGTCACTGACGAAAATTGTTGGGACGCTTGGGCCAAAGTCACGTTCTGTAGAAACCATTGAGCAATGCCTTACAGCTGGAATGGCAG TTGCACGCTTCGACTTCTCCGGGTTGAATGCTGAATACCATCAAGAGACTCTCAATAATTTGAGGACGGCTGTTGCTAATGCCAAGAAGTTGTGTGCT GTAATGCTGGATACCGTGGGTCCAGAGATACAGGTTCAAAATACAACGGGCAATTCAATTGAGCTGAAGGCTGGAAATCATGTCACAATAACCCCAGACCTTTCGAAAATTCCCTCAGCTGAGATATTACCCATTAATTTCGCTCATCTTGCCAAG GCGGTGAAGGAAGGTGACACTATTTTTGTCGGGCAGTATCTTTTCACTGGAAGTGAAACAACATCTGTGTGGCTTGAG GTTCTGGGGACTGTcgatcaagatgtaagttgccTCATAAAGAACAGTGCTACACTTGCTGGCTCCATCTTCACCATACACGTCTCTCAAGTTCACATCGATTTGCCTACTCTGAGTAGCTATGATAAGcaa GTCATTTCAACATGGGGATCCTCTAATAACGTTGATATAATTTCTCTTTCTTACACCCGCCATGCTGAGGATGTAAGAGAG CTTAAAGAGTTTCTGAAGTCTCAAAATCTGCAAGACACTCAAATTTATGCTAAAATTGAAAATGCTGAG GGCCTGGAGCATTTTGATGAAATTCTTGAACAAGCAGACGGCATCATTCTTTCTCGAGGGAACCTAGGAATAGACCTTCCACCagaaaat GTATTTTTGTCCCAGAAATCGGCTATTCAGAAATGCAATTTAGCTGGGAAACCAGCCATAGTCACCAGAGTGGTGGATAGCATGACCGACAATTTACGTCCCACACGTGCAGAGGCCACTGATGTTGCAAATGCCGTCCTGGATG GGACTGATGGTATTTTGTTGGGTGCCGAGACACTTCGAGGCCTCTATCCAGTTGATGCAGTTAAGACAGTGGGGAGAATATGTGCAGAA GCTGAGACTGTGTATAATCAGTCTCTTCAATTCAAGAGAATAATCAAACATGTTGGTGAACCAATGTCGCATGCCGAGTCTGTTTCATCATCAGCG GTGCGTGCGGCTATCAAAGTCAAGGCTGCTGTCATCATTGCATTCACTTCATCAGGCAAAGCTGCAAA GTTGGTTGCAAAATATAGGCCTCCAATGCCTGTGCTAGCTGTTTTCTTCCCACGGCAAGAATCAGGTGCACTAAAATGGGATTCCTCTGGCACTATACAG GCGAGGCAATGTCTTGCTGTAAGAGGAATCTATCCTGTACTGGCAAATCATAGTGAG GCTGATTCCGCCAATTCGAAGGAGGAGTTTGGCCTAAAACTTGCGCTAAATTACGGGAAATCAATTGGCATGATAAAACCATACGATCGTGCCGTCATATTCGAGAAGATTGGTGACTCCTCCGTCGTTAAGATCATCGAGTTTGAAGATTCCTGA
- the LOC109726534 gene encoding ran-binding protein 10-like, producing MSSQEAAVAAATPGLVDPMRLAARWRSAAEWRKVDEELDGEPEPSHLNTINSSGLFHIVSTDKLSVQYVGIHKHGHDVGTVQANCPAPTKRFAYYFEMTVKDAGVKGQVAIGFTTEHFKMRRQPGWEVNSFGYHGDDGYLYQGQGKGEIFGPKFTTGDVVGAGIIYASQKLFFTKNGTVVGTVSVSKDVKGPLYPTVAVHSPNEEVTVNFGKQPFEFELENFINEERKKQLAVVENQFLPPHLSHWIVRSYLLHYGYEDTLASLDIATESNPSLTKRTTVDEQTNMYALNHRKVLRQLIRNGDIDTAFQKLREWYPQVVQDEMSVICFLLHSQRFIEYIRAGHLEEAVMYGRAELARYFAVKAFANLLEDIAALLAYNEPAESCVSYLLEPPQREFVADAVNASVLSTNPNSTDSESCMYSTLEKLVRQLTVCTLDWRTLSGGQGEAFYLHRELRSRGGVKRSSAYSD from the exons ATGAGTAGTCAAGAAGCGGCGGTGGCGGCTGCGACGCCTGGTTTGGTTGATCCGATGAGGCTGGCGGCAAGATGGAGGTCGGCGGCTGAGTGGAGGAAGGTGGACGAGGAGCTCGACGGGGAGCCGGAGCCGTCGCACCTCAACACGATAAACAGCTCTGGGCTGTTCCACATTGTGTCGACCGACAAATTGTCGGTGCAGTATGTCGGGATCCACAAGCACGGGCACGACGTCGGTACCGTGCAGGCCAACTGCCCTGCGCCGACCAAGCGGTTCGCCTACTACTTCGAGATGACTGTCAAGGATGCTGGGGTCAAGGGCCAGGTTGCCATCGGCTTCACCACGGAGCATTTCAAGATGCGGAGGCAACCAGG TTGGGAAGTTAATAGCTTCGGATATCATGGAGATGATGGTTATCTTTATCAGGGACaaggaaaaggagaaatttTTGGCCCAAAATTTACAACGGGTGATGTAGTTGGTGCTGGTATCATTTATGCATCACAAAAGTTGTTTTTCAC AAAAAATGGAACAGTTGTTGGCACTGTCTCCGTCTCCAAGGATGTAAAAGGTCCACTATATCCTACCGTTGCCGTTCATAGTCCGAATGAAGA GGTTACTGTGAACTTTGGAAAGCAACCATTCGAATTTGAGTTAGAG AATTTTATCAATGAAGAGAGGAAAAAACAGCTTGCGGTGGTTGAAAATCAGTTTTTGCCTCCTCATCTAAGTCATTG GATAGTTCGTTCGTATCTATTACATTATGGGTATGAAGATACTTTGGCTTCTCTGGACATTGCAACTGAAAGTAATCCCTCTCTCACCAAAAGAACTACTGTCGATGAGCAAACAAACATGTATGCTCTTAACCATAGAAAGGTTCTGCGTCAG CTGATCAGGAATGGAGATATTGATACTGCATTTCAGAAACTCCGAGAATGGTATCCTCAGGTAGTACAG GATGAGATGTCAGTCATTTGTTTCTTACTTCATTCCCAAAGGTTCATCGAGTATATCCGG GCTGGCCATTTGGAGGAAGCTGTAATGTATGGCCGTGCTGAGCTGGCTAGATATTTTGCTGTTAAAGCTTTTGCAAACCTGCTTGAG gACATTGCTGCACTGCTTGCCTACAACGAGCCTGCGGAATCGTGCGTCAGCTACCTGCTCGAGCCTCCGCAGCGCGAGTTTGTCGCGGATGCAGTGAACGCGTCTGTCCTCTCGACGAACCCTAACTCGACGGACTCGGAGAGCTGCATGTATTCGACCCTCGAGAAGTTGGTGAGGCAGCTGACGGTGTGCACCTTGGACTGGCGAACTCTGAGCGGCGGCCAAGGCGAGGCGTTCTATCTCCACAGAGAATTACGTAGCCGCGGAGGAGTCAAGCGGAGTTCAGCCTACTCGGATTAA
- the LOC109726541 gene encoding uncharacterized protein At4g06598-like — protein sequence MASTKGVANVRSSSSAAKQSFLPPKSPFPIVSPSYGDYGSIGSKGNPTHKPREGNNRYHHQRTSSESFLIEEQPSWLDDLLNEPDTPVRKGAHRRSSSDSFAYLEGAAHSLPPWAASAQEYYPQNKVWEPQISSVNYRPSGGPAMKEKVVHHGSSCVSRNADVAPSNNASEKNVHEESAQDSKVSNERKEVSHAKHLQSEVDPKRAKQQFAQRSRVRKLQYIAELERNVQALQAEGLEVSAEIEFLSQQNLILDLENKALKQRLESLAQEQLIKRFQHEMFEREIARLRSLYQQQQQHLQAQPAPTHNRSSSRDLDAQFANLSLKHQDPNTGRDPVSDPLRI from the exons ATGGCAAGCACAAAAGGCGTGGCTAACGTAAGAAGCTCATCATCTGCCGCAAAACAATCGTTCCTTCCTCCAAAAAGCCCTTTTCCAATCGTATCCCCGTCGTACGGCGATTACGGTTCCATCGGATCGAAAGGAAACCCTACCCATAAGCCGAGAGAGGGAAACAATCGATACCACCATCAGCGTACTTCGTCAGAGAGCTTTCTTATTGAAGAGCAACCCTCGTGGCTCGACGATCTTCTCAACGAGCCAGACACCCCTGTACGGAAGGGAGCCCATCGTCGGTCGTCGAGCGACTCTTTTGCGTACTTGGAGGGGGCGGCTCACTCGCTGCCTCCGTGGGCGGCGTCGGCTCAGGAGTATTACCCGCAGAATAAAGTGTGGGAACCTCAGATAAGCTCGGTAAATTATCGGCCAAGTGGCGGCCCCGCGATGAAGGAGAAGGTCGTGCATCATGGGTCATCATGTGTTTCGAGGAATGCTGATGTGGCGCCTTCGAATAATGCCAGTGAGAAGAATGTCCACGAAGAATCGGCGCAGGATTCGAAGGTTTCCAATGAAAGAAAGGAAGTCTCCCATGCAAAGCATTTGCAGTCCGAGGTGGATCCAAAGCGGGCTAAACA GCAATTCGCGCAACGCTCACGAGTTAGGAAGCTCCAATACATTGCCGAGCTTGAGAGAAATGTTCAAGCATTGCAG GCCGAAGGGTTAGAAGTTTCAGCTGAAATCGAATTTCTCAGCCAGCAGAATCTCATACTGGACTTGGAGAACAAGGCTTTGAAGCAACGCCTCGAAAGTCTGGCTCAAGAACAGCTTATTAAACGCT TCCAGCACGAGATGTTTGAACGAGAAATAGCTCGTCTTCGGTCACTatatcagcagcagcagcagcatttACAGGCCCAACCTGCCCCGACTCATAACCGAAGTAGCAGTAGAGACCTAGACGCACAGTTTGCGAATCTCTCTTTGAAACACCAAGATCCGAATACTGGGCGTGACCCAGTCTCCGACCCTCTCCGCATTTGA